The genomic interval CGATAGCCGCTCGTAAGCCTTTTGCAACCTATTAGTAGTAGAACCCAGATTCCTTTGTGAGTTTAGTGAAGGAACATTAGTCCGTATATTGATTCCCATATTGCTTTCTCCCCCAGCAATTGCTGACTAGCAGCATTAGCCTGCCCTTTATTAGGGTCCTTAATTTACCCCCTATCCATTGTGTGAAATGCGCGTGTCGTCTTACGCGCCTTTAAAACCAAAACAACCTAATCACTGCGATAAGCAGATGTCGTGCCAAAATCAAAGTGCAAGTTTAATTGGCATTGCCAGACGAGAAACGGTTCTACGCGTTTTGCTTAAAACCCATCACTCGCTTTACGTAACGCTGCGTATTCAGCGATAAATGTGGCTCGACAGCAGAAAAGTTTCCTGGATTTTCGCCGCGTGCTCGCGCCTTCTCCTGAGCACGCGCAACATTTCCTTGGCCGGTATTAAATGCCGCGACGGCAAGCTTTTCCAAATCATCGGCAGATATCGCCGGATAGGTTTTCATCTCGGATGTTAGCGCTGTCTCTTTACTAAACGTGTCGTGAAGTAGTCTTAAATACCCAACACCTAAATTTGAATTCAACTCTGGGTTAAATGCATCATAAGGCTTGTCTAGGTTCAAATGTTTAAGCATATCGCTAGCCGTTGAATCTAAGAGCTGAAACAAGCCCTTTGTTTCATGTCCATCTTTGCTGACGGCGTCAGTTCTAAATGAGGATTCGGCTGCGGCAACCGCTAAACCTAACTGCGGATCAACTCCGTGCTGCATTCCACTGGACATTATGATATTTCTTAGGTGGTCAAGCGAAAATTCCCTTTTCTCGACTTTAAACTGTTCTCGCATGTCTTTAATTTGTTGCTCAGAACTTTCTTCCAAGTCTTCCGCACTAAAAGGTAGCTTTATAGCTGGCGGTGGTGGTGGACTTTTGACCTCATAATTCTCATTTTTGACACCGTAAGACACCGCCTTTAGCGATTTTGCATCAATAATTGGCTTGGAAGCTATGTGGCTTGTATTTTCAATTTCCTT from Deltaproteobacteria bacterium carries:
- a CDS encoding transglycosylase SLT domain-containing protein — its product is MASIFHTSYEINMARIASKSKHSRLSEPDTKNQPKSFADLLVEQQNPSNVAKLLPEASAKEMPPSPICMVEKESRPVGETLSNFTLGEKERSLNKEIENTSHIASKPIIDAKSLKAVSYGVKNENYEVKSPPPPPAIKLPFSAEDLEESSEQQIKDMREQFKVEKREFSLDHLRNIIMSSGMQHGVDPQLGLAVAAAESSFRTDAVSKDGHETKGLFQLLDSTASDMLKHLNLDKPYDAFNPELNSNLGVGYLRLLHDTFSKETALTSEMKTYPAISADDLEKLAVAAFNTGQGNVARAQEKARARGENPGNFSAVEPHLSLNTQRYVKRVMGFKQNA